In Streptomyces erythrochromogenes, the DNA window GCACGCCCCCTTGATGAAGTTGCCGTCGACGCCGCCGGGGAAGTCGATCTCCTTGTTCCACAGGTACGGCGACTGGTAGTTGTTCACCCGCGCCGTCGCGTTCACGTCGATGCCGCCGGGCGCGTAGATCTCGTACACCCAGCCGGTCTGCTCCGCACCGTACGTGGCGAACCTCTTCGCCACCGAAACGTCGCAGCTGGTGCTGAGGTGGGCACTGAGCTGGCCCCCGCCCTTGACGATGTACTCCGCCAACGGGGTGAGCTGGTCCCCGCGGGGGGTGAAGCCCGTCCGGAAGATCTCCTCGACCGTTTCCCGGGTGTCACCGCGCCACAGGGTGTTGACGTCGTTGCGCCACTGCCAGCGCTCGCTGGAGGCCTTGGCCGCGACCGAGCGGGCGATCTGCGGAATGGTGGTGGTGCGCCACCAGTCGATGGCGCGGTATTCGACGACCGGTCCACAGGGGGCGGTGGTCTCGTCCTCTGCGGCGGGTGCCGCTGCGGCGGACGGTGTGATGGCGGCGGAGAGCAGGAACGTGGCGGCGAGGACTCGGAGAGCGACCTTCAGCATGGCATGACGACCCATCAGTCAAATGGTGGGGTGAGCGACATCCCCTGTATATAGAGGGGCCGCGGGCCGCCGGGCATGGTCGGGCGGATGATCCACTCGCATGGGTGGATCAGTCATATCGGGAGTTCCGGCAACGCTGCGAGCAGGCTGGGCGTGACGTTCGAGGGCCCGGTCCACTCTCTCGGCCGACACCGACGTGGGGCGGAGGCCCGAAGCCGGGTAGGCGCCATCCATGAACACGAAAACGCTCGACCCCGCGAAGGCCGCCCCCGCCCTGAACGCCGCTTCCGGGCGGTGGCTGACGACCCTGGGCCGCATCGAACGGACCACAGTGGCCGACCCGGCGATCCGCGTCCTCCAGCGGGGGATCCGCTCGCTCCCGTTGGGCGAGGTGAGGGACCTGCTGAAGGGAAGGCCGCTGGGCCATCCCCTCCATCCCGTCCTCGTCCAGGTGCCCATCGGATGCTGGCTCTCCGCCGCGGTACTGGACGTCGTACCCGGCGAGCGCCGCGGGGCCACGACCCTGACGGCCGTCGGCCTGGCGGGTGTGGCCCCCGCCGCGATCGCCGGCTGGGCGGACTGGGCCGACCAGCCGCCCGAGCAGGCCCGGGTCGGCCTGGCCCACGCGGCCTCCAACGCGGTCGCCGTCAGCTGCTACGCGGTCTCCCTCGCGGCGCGCCTGGGCGGACGCCCGATGAAGGGCAGGATGTGGGGATGGGCCGGGCTGGCGGCGGTGGCCGTCACCGGGGCTCTGGGCGGCCACATCGCCTTCCGGCAGGACACTCCCTAGAGGCGGTCAGCGGCCCCAGCGCAGGGCCGGCGTCTGCACCGGCGCGTCCCACAGCCGCAGGAATTCCTCGTCGGCCCGGCACAGGGTCACCGAGCACCCCGCCATGTCCAGCGACGTGACGTAGTTCCCGACGAGGGTCCGCGCCACCGGTACGCCGCGGTCCGCGAGCACCCGCGCCACCTCCGCGTGGAACCCGTACAGCTCCAACAGCGGCGTCGCGCCCATCCCGTTCACCAGGGCCAGGACCGGTCCGTCGGCCGGGGCCACGTTCGCCAGGTCGTCCAGTACGGCGCCCACCGCGAAATCCGCGATCTCGCGGGCCGACATCATCGGGCGGCGCTCACGGCCGGGCTCGCCGTGGATGCCGATGCCGAGTTCGAGCTCGCCGTCCGGCAGGTCGAAGGTGGGGCTGCCCTTGGCGGGCGTGGTGCAGGCGCTCAGGGCCACGCCGAAGCTGCGGGAGGCCTCGTTGACCCGCTTGGCCACCGTCGCGACCTGCTCCAGCGGAGCGCCCTCCTCGGCGGCGGCCCCGGCGATCTTCTCGACGAAGAGGGTGGCTCCGGTGCCGCGCCGGCCGGCGGTGTAGAGGCTGTCGGTGACGGCCACGTCGTCGTCGACGAGCACGCGCTCGAC includes these proteins:
- a CDS encoding scabin-related ADP-ribosyltransferase; this translates as MGRHAMLKVALRVLAATFLLSAAITPSAAAAPAAEDETTAPCGPVVEYRAIDWWRTTTIPQIARSVAAKASSERWQWRNDVNTLWRGDTRETVEEIFRTGFTPRGDQLTPLAEYIVKGGGQLSAHLSTSCDVSVAKRFATYGAEQTGWVYEIYAPGGIDVNATARVNNYQSPYLWNKEIDFPGGVDGNFIKGACKYRLTGTDPVTNEKTWEQLGCKENSGFAPYKSEPAGYTLAR
- a CDS encoding DUF2231 domain-containing protein, with translation MNTKTLDPAKAAPALNAASGRWLTTLGRIERTTVADPAIRVLQRGIRSLPLGEVRDLLKGRPLGHPLHPVLVQVPIGCWLSAAVLDVVPGERRGATTLTAVGLAGVAPAAIAGWADWADQPPEQARVGLAHAASNAVAVSCYAVSLAARLGGRPMKGRMWGWAGLAAVAVTGALGGHIAFRQDTP
- the dhaK gene encoding dihydroxyacetone kinase subunit DhaK, whose product is MRMLINNPQTVVADALRGLAAAHPELDVDPEARVVVRKGAREGGRVGLVSGGGSGHEPLHAGFVGPGMLSAACPGEVFTSPVPDQVLRAAKAVDSGQGVLFIVKNYTGDVLNFDMAAELAEEDGIRVERVLVDDDVAVTDSLYTAGRRGTGATLFVEKIAGAAAEEGAPLEQVATVAKRVNEASRSFGVALSACTTPAKGSPTFDLPDGELELGIGIHGEPGRERRPMMSAREIADFAVGAVLDDLANVAPADGPVLALVNGMGATPLLELYGFHAEVARVLADRGVPVARTLVGNYVTSLDMAGCSVTLCRADEEFLRLWDAPVQTPALRWGR